Part of the Zea mays cultivar B73 chromosome 4, Zm-B73-REFERENCE-NAM-5.0, whole genome shotgun sequence genome is shown below.
GTCGGTCGGTCCTCCTCGGCTCATGCTCTTCTACCCACGTACGTAGGGACCAAGAAAAGTACACTTCCGAATCGCTAATACGTACGTAGATATTAAATCCGGACAGGTTCCTTGAGAACGCAACGCAACGTGGTGGAAAAAAAACCTCATCCTTGGAACAGCGACACTTGCCCTCGCGACAAGTTAAGTACTCTATTGATTAACGAAGAGGACAGCGATTGGTTCGGTTTAGCCTAGCGTCACGTGACAGCTCAATCGGCAGCGGACACTGGCCCCTCCCCCTCCTGTCAGAGGGTGCAGGCAGCAGTGACAGCGAGCGAGGACGGTGGCATGGCATTGGCATGGACCATCTCATATGCCCCCTCGGCTGGAGCTGGATTCCAGCTTGTCGCCGTCGAGCTCAACTGCTCAAGGCTGGATTTGGCGGTCCCTGGACTTTTGGGATATTAATTATTATGTGCTGCTGCAGCTTCGTTGCGTATGCCCACGGCAATATAAATGGCTTCCAAGACGCGAGCATGGGTTTCTGACCTCGTGTTAgattgttttttttaaaaaaaagaattATACGGATTGAGCCATTCCATACGATATTCGATCCTTGCTCCGAACGGTCACTATAGCTGAGCTACATTTGACAGCTTAACTACCACGCAAGGATTTTTTTTGCCCCCACTGGTCTTCCCATAAACCTATCACCACACTATCCAAATATATATCACCAGAAAATAAGATTATTGTCAGATGAAATGAAACAATTTTCAAAGGTCCTTGGTTTTTAGAAACAGCATGGTGACCCCCAGCGCCCCTCTCAATGCCACACACCTTTTAGTCTATTTGGGTGAAGTATTAATACCTTGTCTCCATTACTTTGCAGCTATGACTATTCTGGTTATGGGCAATCCACTGGGAAGGTACACACCATTATTGGTTGGAAACTTCTAACTTTTTTCATAATACCATTAATGCTCATGATGCTAACCCTTCATCTTTATCTGATACTGCAGCCTAGTGAACAGAATACATATGCTGACATAGAAGCTGTGTACAGATGTCTCATAGAAACCTATGGAGCTTCTGAGGATAATATCATTCTTTATGGCCAATCAGTGGGCAGCGGCCCCACTTTGGATTTAGCATCCCGATTAGCTCGTTTGAGAGCGGTTGTTCTACATAGCCCAATTTTGTCTGGCTTAAGGGTGATGTATCCTGTAAAACATACATACTGGTTTGACATATACAAGGTAATAAATATACTGATGCTCTTGATCTTTGTTAATTGCTGAACCACATCTAAATTCGCCTTGTATTTGCAGAACATCGACAAAATTCCATTAGTCAGGTGTCCCGTGCTAGTGATACACGTGAGTATTTTTCATTTCTATAGCAAAACTTTTATAAGGACATGCATGTTTTCGCTCTTCATTGAAGTTTTCGTTAGCACATGCATGTGGACTTTTTTTTTGTTGCTTTAATGCGCTTTAATGCTACTTACGTGAACTTGTGCATAAATGTTATGGCATTTAGGCTTCTTATGATGGAGGGAATGGCCATAAGCATCCATTGTCTGAAAACCTTTATGACGTTACAGTTTACTTGTATCACACATTTACCGCGAGCAGTTCCCACTGTCCAATTGGGGCTTTTTAGCAAGTGTAATCGACGTATCATTCGATTGTCGCTTATACATGATTGAAAAATGCATGCTTACCGTTGGCACTTCGCAACGATTGAAAAATGCACGCTTACTTTCGGCAATACATCGTTCATGTCAATTAAGTTTTGGTTAACCTGCAACTGCAAGGGAAACAGTCCTCACGCGAAAGCATGGCTCTAACGAGATATCTTTTTCTGTCAGGGCACAGCCGACGAGGTCGTCGACTGCTCCCACGGGCGGTCGCTGTGGGAGCTGGCGGACGTGAAGTACGAGCCGCTGTGGATCAAGGGCGGGAACCACTGCAACCTAGAGCTGTACCCGGAGTACATCAAGCACCTGAAGAAGTTCGTCGGGGCCATCGAgaggtcgccgccgccgccgccgcctccaccTCCAGCCAACGGGTCCACGGAGACCTCCGGCGCCCCTCCTGTGGAACAACCCAAGTGCGCGGCGGACGAGGCCGACTCGAGGAAGGCTAGCACGGACTGCCGGGACAAGGACAGAGCAAGGCCGAGCGTGGGCGTGGGCGTGGACGAGAGACGCAGCGTGGACCGGCGGGAGAAGCCGCCGCGGGGCAGCAGCGCGGACCGGCGGGAGCGGGACAGGGCGAGGAGGAGCGTCGACCACCACCACCCCGACAAGCCGCGGGCCAGCGTCGACCAGGCGAGGAAGAGCATCGACCGGTACCTACCCGTCTAGCTTTACCCTGCCACGACCTGGCGCATGCTTTTTTTCCGCTGAGGTTTGTGTTGGTCTTGGTCTTCTCTCTGTGGTGGAGCAGGTTCGGAGGCATGATGAAGTCGGTGAGGCTGTGCAACATCGACTGCTTCAAGGTGACGGCGACCTCCGGGAGCTGAACAAGTGGAGGAACGGATGTGGGTGGGTGGTGGTAAGTGACAGGAAACGGTAGCGCTGCCGCCCGTCTGTATGTATTCTTCTTATTCCCTTGGTGTAATAACATACTCTTATTCAATTTTATTGGGGTGATTGGTGTGGCTGTAGCAGGAGGCTGTGTTTttggtttctctctctctctctttcttttcttttcctcttCCTTCCTCATACGATACAACGGGGGCCTCGGGGGCTGGCTCTGCTCCGTTTTCGTTGGAttgttcttttttttttctccTTTAACATGAGATGGAATAATAGTTTTGTTTATATATTAAGCAAAAGGCTGGCGATGCATGTGCATGTGCTGTGGGTTTCCATTCGACATGCTCGCCAACTGCGATCGCGGAGCTTGAGGGTGTCACTAGGCCGTGGGCCTCGTAATCGCCGTGGCAATGTGCGCGTGAGTGGGCCCGAATGGGTGTAAGGCCTGCCTCTGGTGTGCACTGTGCGTGGCCCATGTAGCCCTTGTTTGGTTAGGTCAATCCAGAAGGGAGTTGGAGGTTCTAGATCGGCATAACTGAACATAGCCGTAAAGGGGAGGATTAATCGCCGTGGCACCTGTGTGGCTGACAGTTGGACCCCTGATCATGGCACTGACTGATGGTCGCAAAGATGGATTCGCAAAGCACACTTGGCAAAAGCAGCTTAGGACCTTCTACCAGGTATAGGAATTCGAATTGCTGCTGCAACGCTGCTTCAAGATGATGGTGATCACGCCGGATTACaggatactccctccgtttctttttatttgtcgctcgaTAGTGTAATTAGCTGCTTTAGGTATAGTGGAGTATATAGTTAGCTGGATTAACGTTCTCTTGTGCATGTGTAAATTGCTTTGAGTTCTTGAGAGATCAGCACTCGACCATTTCCCCCTCTTTCAGAACTGGAACTGAGCGGTTGTATACCATATTGCTTGGAAAAGATGGAAGCAATCTATCCAGTATAATCAGCTGTATTAAAAGCTTCGCAAGCACCCAACCCAACGCATACCTGTTTCAACTTGTCACGAGATGCAGCGCACCGGGATTGGATGCGGTTTTTCATTGACGATTGATGATGTACCATGCATGCGTTCATGCTGGACCTTCTTCCTTCGTCACATTCTTTCATTCGTTCATTCCTGAGGTGTCGGCAGGTTGCTGAATGCCACTTTACCTAGCCAAATCTATGTTTCCAATTTTTATTTTGTAACTTTTAAATAAAAAAAACATTTGCTCTATCGACGCTATACGTCTTGAGAAATTAGATAACTTCTCTAGCCAATCAAATAACATCGAGTTAGGTTAACACAAGCCCTTTTGTTACACCAAGTGCCCAAACGGGCGGCCCGGCACAGGTCCGTTAGGCTCGACAGATAAACGGGCCGTGTCTGGTCGGCCCGCGTGCCGCGCGCGGCTCAAGCACGGCACGCCGGCCTGGTAGCCGTGCTGGGCAGGCCCGTTTAAATATCTCACGTTGTCCAATTAAATCAGAAAAAATACAAAAAAACTAGTAATGAGGTTTTGAACCCACAACCTCTCTCTTCAATGTTGAAAGTGTTATATGTAAGAGACTAACCAGTAGAACTCCAATACATTTGTTATAAATAGCAAATACAAAATTTAAATATATATAGTatgttttataaaataaaaaatatataatcgtgtcgggccggaacTGCGGGCCGAGGCAgcggcccaagcacgacacggctATCGTGTCGTGCTCGACccagcactattaaatgggtcgtgcttcgggccggcccgttaagcacggcccatttggccatctataacaCCAACGCAGAACTGGGCCCAACTGTCCAGCAGCCCCAACCATAGCAAATTTACAAGGGAATAGCCGGGCCCATGTACGACTAGGAAGCCATCACGTTCGCAAACATTGGTCACTTGTTTtttttaaaatatatatatatatatatatatatatatatatatatatatatatatatatatatatatatatatatatatatatatatatatatatatatagagtgaTCATCTAATCTTGTTCCCTGAACTACGAAATAAGTTTCTTTTACTCTCCTTTAAACTTATAAAAAGCACTCGTTTTTGCACTATTCAGTGACTTTACTGATGTGATGCTATGTCGGAAGAAGTAAATAAACTAAGCTTAGAATTTAGAGAGGTAAATCAAAGTGGAATATTTTTTAAGAAAAATCTATCTAAATATGTTTACAACAATCTGTTTTATCTCGAAAAACTATAAAAACCACTTTTTTGCCTTGAAACTTTTGTAGTAGAACATAATTAAATTTAATAGCACGTAAAACATAAGTAAATATATATCAAATGAAGGTGCATGTATATGTGTAACATGGCGCATGCAATCATACAAGCTAACATAACTATTTGAAAATTTATCCTGGAATTAGGATCAAAGAGCCGACTAGAAGACAAATAAAAATAGTTGTTTTTAAAACTAATTGCAGCGGCTAACCGAAATAAAATGTTGAATTAAACTAACCGATATAGCCTACACTATACCTCTCTATCTAAGTTTATAAACACCTTGTAaagattttaattaaacaactaAGATGTCGAGCTAGACTGAGCTCACCTACACAAGTTTAGTTAGTAAGCTCACACCAACCTATGTAACTAGTCAACAAGCATATCGAGAGATCCTACGCATACTAGTGAGCAAAGTTCGTGAAATGAATGAAGATACCCAAGAGGGAGGGGGTGAATtgtgtgaacctaatatttcttgCAACAACTAAACCTAATAGGATAGCTCACTCTACCCCTTATGCCTAAGAGTGTTTCTATACTCATAAAAGGTTTACGTCTTAGATTATAACCCTATCATAACATCATAATTCTAATAATGCAAAACAATAATTGAATTGCTCAAATGTAAATGCTCGAAGTAAAAAGGGTTATAAAGTCAGTGATGTTTTGCTAAGGTATCAGAGAGTAGGTAGTCCTCACTAGTCCTTGTTGAAGCACCCGTGCAAGGGCATTGCTCCCTATTGATCCTCACAAGAACCAAGTTGTCTCTATGCATTGATTCTTCACCTTCGGCATGGTAAATCACCCACAATTGTTTACACCTTGAGTTAAGCCACCCATAGTCTCCACATGACAATCACCAAACCTGTTATCACTACAAAGTCATCTAGGTGATGCCAAtccataataataacaataaaagTTTATTACTTGATCTAACCAAAGCTAATAATAAACACTAGGAGTTGAGAAAGTGGTATAGGTTTTGGGGCCCTTGCTCCACGGGGACCCTAAAGGGTTTTTTCCCTTAGCTCTGAAACTATTCTAGGGGACAAAGGAGTGATACCCTAATCTATAGTTGGGGCCATTAACACCATAAGGGTCTTAGGTGTGTCTTATTGTAGTCCCCTTCTTAGGTGTGTCTTGTTGTAGTCACGTAGGATCCATTTGTTCTAAGGTTCAGGGCCCTCGTCAATGCGAGAGGCCCTGATAGGGCTTATTCGACCTCTAGGGTACCATGGACCCTAAGGTCTCTAAGGGAGTAGTTCATCAAGGCTTGAAGAATAATCTAGAATATTCCTGCACGCAATCTTAGCAAACATGGTAAAACTTTACCTTATTGGGGTCATCCTTATTTTATCCTTAACTAGACTTCTGACTTTTCTTCTATAACCTTTCTGGGGCCTGAGTGACATCTTAGAAAGAGGTGTATTAGTAGCAGACCCTGACTAAGTGGCGACATAGAGGAAGGATGGACTAGATAGGGAAGAGCGACCCACCATGGTAGATTAAATCTATATAGAGATGGCAACAAGGACTCGATCCCCAATTATCTatggggaattcccctattagaGACCGAGGATGAGGGTAATTTAGTCCCCATGGGGATCGAAATGAGAAATATTAGTCCCCGTCGGGTTTGAGAGGATGGGGATGGGGAACCATCCTCCATCCTTATTCACCGTGTACCCGCCCTATGAACATCTCTAGATCTAAATTAGTCGATTAACATGTTAAAATTATACTAAAAACTCAATGCATAGCCTATTATAGAATAGcaaactaaactctaaagtaTTTGTCTATTTTAATTGTAAACCTTGTTTGTTTcatttatatatatatttgaTATAATCCATTTATGTTTGTCTCTAAATATTTCATTTCCTAATGACGATGATTCCCCATGGAGATAAATTTCCCAATAGGAACAAGGATGGGAGAAAAAAACTCCCTCATGAGGCGCTCGTGGGGACGACCACATGGATTTTTTTCTCCCCGCGGAGACGACATGGTTTAGTTGTTGTCAAGGTACTGCCTTTAGGCATTTTTGTCGATCCACTTAGCTTAGGAGCATGATATCAGACATCAACTTGACTTGGCATGCCCAAGAGCGCACTGACTTTGTTAAACAAAAGGTCGAAGGCATTACATTTCATCGTAAGGATTGGACTTCCTAAGGGAATACTAGAAAAACTTATGGATTTTTTTCATAATTGGAGAGTACTTGACTCGTGAATGGTTGTTTCTACGCATGCCACCTCTTTCCTATAGGAACCGAGTGATACATTGTGAGGTCATCGAAGGAGTTCCTCGAGGATAGGCTTCTTAGGACAAAAGATTTCTACACAAATCCTCATAGAAGGTGgcattttttttttcttttggggACTTTGGCTTAGGAGGGTGGTGTGACAGCTAGCAGTCCCTAATTTAACGGTCCCAAAAAAAGAAATGTAGATCATCAAAATTTAACAATAAAACCGTCCAAAATAAGTTAGTCTCGGTGGAAATTGCTTATTTTCGATGACAATTGTTTATTTTTGGCGGATTGTGACCACCAAAATTCAACCGTTTTGATGTAGAGCTAGTTTGAAAACTCAGATCCCCTCCAAGATTGGAGGGAATTGagagaaaaatgaactaattttctccTCCAATCCCGGAGGAGATTTGAGTTTTCAAACTAGCTTGCAGCATCTATTTGTTTGTTTGGAGGACAGGTCGACGAATAAATATAGTTGGATGTTTATATATAGAAGGACAAGTCAATGGATGGATATATAGGAGCTGGATGTAACGCGACTTATGTCATGCATGACACTGCGTCCGGAGTATTTTTTGTATATAATCCATGACACACATATATACACATACTATAAACACGCATACACAGGCTGCCAGAACTCATATAGCCGCTAATATAATACGCCGTCTCCTGTTCGTTGTTTATTTGGTTAAATTTTGTTTATTTGCATGTCAACTTTTCTAGACACGTCAACGCTTACATCATGCGTTCCCAGCTGCCACTCGTTTTGGAAATGATGCGCTTACTAAACTGTGCGCACTGTTTTAAAGTGAGGCTTAGGTGTGAGTATGTAGCTAACAATTAGCTACATTATTAGCTGATATTGTTTGGTACCTAATAACTATTTTTTTATAGCTAACTATTAGTTTTTGAAGTTCTAAACAGAGTCTTAATTGGTACCCTAAAATAACATCTCGCAGGGAGGCGCTTGCTTGGGGAGCTAGCATGTGTATCATCATGCCCTCAAACTGTAGACCGTAGAGGGCAGCTTTCAGGTCGATCTTGGTTCGTTCGATTCAGCTTGTTTATATTTTTTTAACAAGTCGAAATAACAGTTTAACTCATTATTTAATTAATGAGTCGTCGGTTTGAGCCAACGAACCCGCGAGCTAGCTCAAGTGCTAGACAATGCAAGCTACAAACTCTAAACAGTTAAATTAAGTACAATAATATTAAGCTTGCCCATACATGTGCACGTCAGAATGAATAATACCGATCTAGGGTCGGTCGTCCACCAAACGTCCCGGCTAGAGATGGAAACGAGTCAAGTCGGTGCAGCTCGGTGGTtgaccgagctcggctcggctcgtccatTCCACGAGCTGGAAATACAGGCTCGACTCGACTCGAAGGTGGCTCGTGAGCCGGTTCGACTCGCGAGCCACACCCTGATATATATAATTGCATTATATAGTAAATTATTAATATATAAATATGAAATATATAGATATCATTCATCATTAAGAGTAATATAAATTATTAATTGTTATATCTATCATAAAACATTAAAGAACAAACTGACTATCTATCTATAAAATTAGATAATATCTATCATTATTCTACATATTATGTAATTTGGCATAGCTCACGAGCCAGCTCGACTCGGCTCGCTACGGCAACGAGCCCAAAAGATTGGCTCAGCTCGGCTCGCTCCAGGCTCGCGAGCCGCTccaagccgagccgagccggctcgtgaGCCTCGAGCTTATTTTCCAACCCTAGCCGCGGCAAAATTCATATTGGGTAAAGCAACACTAAAGCAAAGACAATATCGCGAACTAGTTAAGTAGTAGCTTTTTAGTTGATTAAGTtattatcattattattaaaGTAAAAAACATAAACCGGAACATGTCGATACCTTAGCCACGCACATTATGAGAAAAAAAAAACTCTAATGTGAGCACACCAACGTTAATTTGAGAACCTTGAGCCTAGATGAGTAATAAGTTCCATCACACGAAACACAATCACTTGAGCTACACTCGATTCACATACACAAATATATACATACCCTGTATTAAGGCTGCAACAGATCCATGTGTTCTACGACATCGTCTCTGCTTCTAGAAGTTGACTAGTGTATGATTAGGGATGACAGTGGATAAGGTACCCAGTAGGCATACgaagccatacccatacccactaggAAAAAATTGACCCATACTCATACCCACTACCCATCATAGGTACAAAATTACGtcatacccatacccaccatgGTAGCGGGTACCCATACCCATTAACATTACGATAGACATGATCATTTGAATCGTAAAAATAAGTACCAGCATAACAAATGTATCGAACCCAACATAATTTTATCACAGGCTCAACAATATTCAACATTAAATGGCAACATCATGCCTTCAAATCACACAAAACATAGCATTGATTCTACAAAATTGTGGACAAAATCATGCCTTCAAATCTAATTGTTCAATACACAATACTTAATATTTGAATCCGGACCCACGTGTCATATATTAGTGGGTTTCCCATCGGGTAGCGGGTATGGGGCAACAGAGAACATACCCACGCCCACCGTACCCGATGAGCATAACAAATGACCCAATAAAATACCAATGGGTATCAAAATCCGCCATACCCGTGCCttaatagggtttttacccatcgggtttcgggtttcgggtacccattgtcaTCCCTATGTATGATTGCTCGTACGTCCTCTAATCACGAGCAGGGGCGAtcgatatgcattgcattgcatggcGTACGTGTTCCTTGTACACAGTTCATGTGGGAAGAGCCGAAAAGGGTTTTAGTAATTAATTTATACTCTGCACGCAGTTTGATTAGCCAGCTGTGCGCGCATCTGGTTGAATAAACATCATGCGCCATTCAGACGATGTCGTCGATCGGCGCCTGCATTGGCCCTCTTGGAGCGAGCCAGGAGTGCTACAAGAAGCAATAATACAGAGAGCTTCGTCGTTAAAAATACAGCTGACAGAAAGAGCTAGCTCGATCGACTGATGTGTGAATCATATTTATATGCAGGCTTACAACATAAGTAGCATTTAAAAACAATGTTACTTTTTTGATAATGGAAACATGAGTTCCAGCTTTAGCATTGTAATGAGTACAGCCAACACAAGATAAATATTACATCTGAGAAACGTTGCCTGGATAATGAAACTAACTTAAAGAAGCAAAATAACGAGAATGTGGGTAACTCTATCCATCCTCAATTCTTGAATTTGAGCACCATTCATGATTTGCAAAGACTTCCAACGCTTGACAACATCGAGGATTTGATGTTGTGATTCCTCCTTCTGAAGAAGTCTCCAGAATCTGAACCAGTGAGTATCTCTGAAAATGACCTGCGGAATTGATGGTATTGGTTTATGATTAAAAGCCACTTCATTTCGACTGAGCCAAATAGACCAAAATAAAGATGAGATTCCATAGAGTAATAATTTTTTGTATCTTGGACCCCTATTGCTTCCCCAAGACCCAATAATGTGATTAATGCTAACGTGTCTGTCTATTTTTAAGGCATAGTAAATTATTCTCCATATGTTGCTGGCCATATAGCAGTCAAAAAAAGATGATGAATACTCTCATTTCGGTTGCAAAAGCTACAAGTCAAGCTACCTTTCCAGCGTCTTTTGGCTAGATTATCTTTAGTAATGATCGCTCCCCGACATAAATTCCACAAAAAAACTTTTATTTTCAAAGGAAGCTTAAGTTTCTATAGCTTTTTATTCCGTTCGTCATTGGGATTATTCATCAAACAATGGTACATAGATTGGACAGAGAAAATTCCATTCTTATGACCATCCCATACAAATTTGTCGCTAGACAGATTCAAAATAACATTAGATAGCAAGTTTAACATGTTGTGCCATTCCATCAATTTAATCCCCCTAATTGTTCGGCAAAAAGATAAATTAAGATTCGTAGCTGAAATAATGTCTACCACTAATGCTGATTTATTCCGCAGATTCGGAAATTGCTCACAAAGAGGTTGACCGATTAACCATTTATCCTTCCAAAATCTGGTAATTTGACCATTCCTCACTTCGAAGCACCCCCATCTAAGGAATTGATCCTTAGTATTCATTAGACCTTACCAGAATTGagaatcaccagtcttctagataTTTGAGTAAGGGATTTAACTCCTAGGTATTTATTTTTAAGTAATTGTTACCCCATCCCATCTTtacgtagtctcaaattagagaaaattcctggtatgacatcagattttatactcaTTCCTTGTGTGCCACTGAGTGACATATAAGTATATTTTTTGGTGTCTATGACATGTGGGGTCAGTGGCATATAAGGAATGAGTATATTTTCCAGTGGCATACAGGGAATTGGCTCCTCAAATTATGTGTGCATATATATAGGAGATCGTGAAAATCAAGAACCCATGCATTCTGCActgagcatatatatatatatatatatatatatatatatatatatatatatatatatatatatatattcaaactGATTAAACATGCGCGTGACCTTCTTGGAATAACAACTAACAAACGAGAAGGAGATCCGCGCGCGAGAGAGACGGCTGATTTGTAAGTTGGTGACGCTTTCTCCTATTATTCGATTATTAGGTTTTTCTAGCTAGCACACAACCAGCTCTTGAAACAAGCACACTACGTACATAAATATTCTCTGTCGTCACAAACGGATATATGCAATCGAATAAATTAATATTGCACACCACCTTATTATTGTGGTCTCTAAAGCTTTCTGGTACTCATTTTCAGCGAAAAGGACGTCGTATTCGAATCGATCTCCTCTATCATACATATAGTTCCTTTCTGTGATCTTTTTTCATTGACATCAACAATGGATTATATGCCATTTGGTATGAGAATATTCCCATCCTTACGAAACGCGCGTAACGGTGCCCCGATACCATTCTCGTAATGGATTTTAAATTTTTCTAAGTTAAACCATTCCAAATATATATTCGCGCATTTCCAAATTAAAATTTGTATTTGATGTATGAGTTCCGTATATGTGTCTAGCGTCATCACTCTTCCATTTGAATATAAACATACAAACTAGCTAAAACCTAAAACGAGTAATAATAATTTGGGGCTGAGGGAGTATAAATAACCATCGGTATAAGGAACATCTATCATATTAACAAAGTAAATTGTTAAAAAAATTTAAGATGAATGTAGTAAAACTTATTTGATAGTGTAAATCTATTATGTTTTAGGACGACGGAGGGTTAGCAATTGTAACTTAAAGAAAATATAGTGCGAAAGGAATCtcgtatattatatatatatatatatatatatatattaggtgGGTTACACGAGCATATATATGTATCTATCTATTATTAATTATTGTAAAGCAAGAATACGCATAAAATTAGAGACCAAACACTAACCGTGACGATCCTGATCATTTGTTAGATGAGTCGGGATGACATGTCATATATATGACCGAAGCATATATACGTAGAGAGACTGATACATGTGACGTATATATATAATAATGAATATATTATGCTATATGTAGGGGAAGTCTGTGAGAATATTCCCATACACGAACATGAGTTGCGTGCATAGACTTTGGACATATGCCATGTTACAAATTGAAAGCTTTTAACTTCGAATATTATAATGGTGTGTCCTTTCCATGTGCGATTATAAAAAGATTGAAATTTCCTGTATGTCATTAAAAAATTAAGAAGTCACTGGTTTAAAATTTTTTTATCTTTCACGTTATTATATGTTCACTTTTGTGTATGTCAAACAAACAGATGAAATTGCTATTTTGCCCTACAACGAGACCCGTTTGTGAGCCATCCAATCCTTCCTCTTTCTCATTTCTTCCGTGTGCTATATCTTTTAGCATCGCTGCTCATCGCCGGCCGCGAGCTTGGGTCTGCTCCTAAAAGCTCTATAAGGTCCTATTCGTTTTTATCAAGCACATGAGGATTGAGGAGGATTGAATCCCCTATAGGTCAAAATCTCTCTCAATCCACTCCAACTCCCCTCAATCTCCATGGATTAGGGGTGAAACGAACAAAGGCTAAATGGTTTTGATAACTGAGATTATTATTAATTAATAGACTAACCTTTACTCCAAGTATTATAAATGAGGTAGGTTTAAATTGAGCATGGTGACAATCATGAGGATGGTGATGATCATAAAGGATGAACCAGTGCTCAACATGAAAGGAGCAAAGCAAATTACAAGAGTTCAAAAACAAAATGCAAGGGTTTAAGACAAAGGTATAAACCAAGACATTTTGTTTTATTGATCAAGATGCAATAGAGTCCATGAAGTTACACCTTAAGAGACACCGTTGACAAAGGCTAACTCATAGTCTCTAGT
Proteins encoded:
- the LOC103656003 gene encoding alpha/beta hydrolase domain-containing protein 17A — encoded protein: MGELHLAVYTYIVRALPPRSLQVFGPKETRPHAGDWSQWHVEALELNPSQSCYDYSGYGQSTGKPSEQNTYADIEAVYRCLIETYGASEDNIILYGQSVGSGPTLDLASRLARLRAVVLHSPILSGLRVMYPVKHTYWFDIYKNIDKIPLVRCPVLVIHGTADEVVDCSHGRSLWELADVKYEPLWIKGGNHCNLELYPEYIKHLKKFVGAIERSPPPPPPPPPANGSTETSGAPPVEQPKCAADEADSRKASTDCRDKDRARPSVGVGVDERRSVDRREKPPRGSSADRRERDRARRSVDHHHPDKPRASVDQARKSIDRFGGMMKSVRLCNIDCFKVTATSGS